The following proteins are encoded in a genomic region of Arachis stenosperma cultivar V10309 chromosome 4, arast.V10309.gnm1.PFL2, whole genome shotgun sequence:
- the LOC130974758 gene encoding uncharacterized protein LOC130974758, which translates to MEGTANLVVYRNGEIIRNTHEGVRFVSQNPFSFVVPCTMTLMELQNGLCQCMENGTLMRVSRILYQNSVVVFGGLIQFDAMPITDEASMQKMFQVHRQTQIRHPQIEVYVDFETVDAVTVQNDIDIHDDRAAVYQGMNSDSEDDFEAPYEAGDEDENGNVGVEAAAENVVVGPSSSQPMDVPSFIRELDLEAMHAPEFPEYTNIGIADAEDGEFQIRMEYSSRKSIVAAIRIFTIAKGVDYEVYESEPQTFYAKCKMYMRGCDWLIRASLIQKKGYWEIRRYNGRHTCTIETISQDHSKLDSDTVADTIRPLVKTDPSIKVKSITAEVQSRFNYTISYRKAWLAKQKSIANVFGGWEDSYQALPWWLSVMVQKMPGSVVQIETRPLYNGNEEAQGVKVLHRVFWSFNPCIRAFRHCKPLVQVDGTHLYEKYKGTLLVAVAQDGNQNIVPITFALVEGETADAWHFFLKNLRMYVVRKDGVGMISDRHELIRAAVNRSGGDWQPPRAWWMFCIRHIGSNFLRAFKVPHLQNLVVNIGYLRTVEEYNINYKRLEERGEAYARWCDAIGLRHWVLAFDEGHRWGHMTTNLVECINSVLKGVRNLLVLALVRATYYRLNELFTRKSAETRERKRAGYTYSAFVQQRIEASMQQAGNIVVHRFDRRNEVFEVRKMTTGKVLVVDLVRWTCDCGHFQVERIPCRHVIACCANQRLDWQLYVHDVYKMIEVRKVYRFEFTPLGDPDTWPAYEGPTLVANPAQRRTSKGRPKLTRYLNEIDSRDMRSPRICRLYGAQGHSRSRCPQRAGPSGAAS; encoded by the exons ATGGAGGGCACTGCAAATTTGGTGGTGTATCGCAATGGTGAGATAATACGTAATACTCATGAGGGAGTGAGGTTTGTGTCCCAGAATCCGTTTTCGTTTGTGGTTCCATGCACGATGACGTTAATGGAGTTGCAGAACGGCCTCTGTCAATGCATGGAGAATGGTACGTTAATGAGAGTGAGCAGAATTCTGTACCAGAATTCGGTTGTGGTTTTTGGTGGTCTAATACAGTTTGATGCCATGCCGATCACTGATGAAGCGAGTATGCAGAAGATGTTTCAAGTTCACCGGCAGACTCAGATACGACACCCACAGATTGAGGTGTACGTTGATTTTGAAACTGTAGATGCAGTGACGGTTCAGAATGATATAGATATACATGATGATAGAGCTGCAGTGTATCAAGGAATGAATAGTGACAGCGAAGATGACTTCGAAGCCCCTTATGAGGCCGGCGACGAAGATGAGAATGGTAATGTGGGAGTTGAGGCAGCAGCAGAGAATGTAGTGGTGGGTCCGTCGAGCAGTCAACCGATGGACGTTCCATCTTTTATACGTGAGTTGGATCTCGAGGCCATGCATGCCCCCGAGTTTCCGGAATATACAAACATAG GCATTGCCGATGCTGAGGATGGGGAGTTCCAGATTAGAATGGAATACAGTTCTAGAAAGTCGATCGTCGCAGCAATTAGAATTTTCACTATTGCTAAAGGAGTTGACTATGAGGTGTATGAGTCTGAGCCACAGACGTTCTATGCAAAATGCAAGATGTACATGCGTGGATGTGATTGGCTTATCCGAGCTAGCTTGATACAGAAAAAAGGTTATTGGGAGATACGAAGATACAACGGTAGGCACACGTGCACAATCGAAACGATTTCACAAGATCATTCCAAGCTGGACTCAGATACAGTTGCTGATACTATAAGGCCATTGGTCAAGACGGACCCATCCATCAAGGTGAAATCTATAACTGCGGAAGTCCAATCAAGGTTCAACTATACCATTAGTTACCGAAAGGCTTGGTTGGCAAAGCAGAAGTCCATAGCCAACGTTTTCGGTGGTTGGGAGGATTCTTATcaagccttgccatggtggctCTCGGTCATGGTGCAGAAGATGCCTGGTTCAGTTGTCCAAATAGAAACACGACCACTGTACAACGGGAATGAGGAGGCGCAAGGTGTAAAAGTACTTCATCGTGTATTTTGGAGTTTCAATCCATGCATTAGGGCATTCAGACATTGCAAGCCCCTGGTTCAGGTTGACGGCACACACCTATACGAAAAATACAAAGGTACACTTCTAGTTGCTGTTGCACAAGATGGGAACCAGAACATTGTGCCTATCACCTTTGCCTTGGTGGAAGGGGAGACAGCTGATGCGTGGCACTTCTTTCTCAAGAATCTGCGAATGTATGTTGTTAGAAAAGACGGCGTGGGTATGATCTCAGACCGACATGAGTTAATACGGGCAGCAGTAAATCGTTCCGGTGGCGACTGGCAACCTCCAAGAGCATGGTGGATGTTTTGTATAAGACACATCGGCAGTAACTTCTTAAGGGCATTCAAAGTCCCTCACTTGCAAAATCTTGTTGTCAACATAGGGTATTTAAGAACGGTGGAGGAGTACAATATCAACTATAAGAGGTTGGAAGAGCGAGGCGAGGCATATGCCAGGTGGTGCGATGCCATTGGACTCAGACATTGGGTATTGGCATTCGACGAGGGACATCGATGGGGCCATATGACAACGAACCTTGTCGAGTGCATTAACTCAGTGTTGAAGGGTGTCCGTAATCTACTTGTGTTGGCGCTGGTCCGAGCAACATATTATAGGTTAAATGAACTTTTTACGCGGAAGAGTGCCGAAACTCGCGAACGCAAGCGTGCTGGATATACGTACTCCGCATTTGTGCAACAGCGGATAGAAGCAAGTATGCAACAGGCTGGGAATATAGTTGTGCACCGCTTTGATAGACGAAATGAGGTGTTTGAGGTGCGCAAAATGACTACTGGAAAGGTGCTAGTTGTTGATCTTGTGCGATGGACGTGTGACTGTGGGCACTTTCAGGTTGAACGAATACCATGTCGCCATGTTATTGCTTGCTGTGCTAACCAGCGTCTCGATTGGCAGTTGTATGTGCATGATGTGTACAAGATGATAGAGGTTCGTAAAGTATATAGGTTTGAGTTCACACCATTAGGTGATCCTGATACATGGCCTGCTTATGAGGGACCCACATTGGTCGCTAATCCCGCGCAGAGGCGAACGTCTAAAGGCAGGCCCAAACTGACCCGATACTTGAATGAAATAGACTCACGCGACATGCGAAGTCCTCGGATATGCCGTCTCTATGGTGCTCAGGGTCATAGTCGGAGTAGGTGTCCTCAGCGTGCTGGACCGAGTGGTGCTGCTTCGTAG